The following DNA comes from Phytohabitans rumicis.
AAGGCGTATTGGAGCGCGGCGGCGGGCCGCTTGAGGGAATGCAGGACGTCGGCGTCGGCGTCGCCGGACGGCTCCGTCTTCTGGAGCTGCATGCGGGCGGCGATCGCCTCGACGGTATCGCCGGCGGCCAGGTCGACCAGGATGGTGCCGATCCAGCCCTCGTGACGCTGAGCGAGATCGAGTACGGCGTCCTCGTCGGCGGCGGTCAGGGCCTGCTCGACGACGTCGTCAGGTAGGCCGAGGGTATTGGCTATAGCCGTTTCGTCGTGCCCGAGGCGGACGAACAGCGGTACGACGGATGGCGGCGTGGGTTCGGGTGGGACGACGGGCGTCGGATGAATCTCTTCGATCTGCGGAAGCCCGTTGATGGGATTGACCTTCAGCCGTACCCGCTTGGCGACGGAGATCGCGTCGTCGTGGGGCCAGATGCCGTGGATGACGTAGTGGGTCTCGCCGTCGCCGTCGAGGCGGAACATGACGGCTCGCCAGAACTCGTCGACCCGGCCGGTGCGTACCCGCGGGTCGGCGCAGTGCTGGATCGGCTCGATGTGCAGGCCGGAGGTGGTGTCGTCCGCACCGAGTCGCTGCAGGAACGTCATCGCCTTTCCGCGGATGGAGCCGTCGATCTTGCTGGCAAGCTTGCCCATGATGATCGTTGGCATCATCGCTCCCGGTGCGTGTAGGTGCTGGCCTCGGCCAGCGCGGCGACGACGAGGTCGGGCGACGGCTCGACGATCCGCCAGCCCGCGGCGGACAGGTCCGCCCTGTCCTGCGGCGGCATGTGTTCGAACGCGACGACGACCCGCAGGTCGGGCCAGGACAGGTCGAGCGGGATGCCGTCCGGGCCTTCGACTCCGACGGCCGGAGGCGTTAGCCCGTCGTAACCGGCGAGCGCCGCGACGAGCTTGCGCTCCTCACCGGGAGCGGCGATGTCGTAGACGTCGGCCCAGGCACCGACGGGGCGGCCCGGCCCGGGTGTCTCGTCGACTGGGGCGGGCCCCGACGGTGCGACGAGGCTGGTCGTCGTCACCGTGGTCGGCCAGTCGCGCAGGGCGAGGGCGTTGGACAGCCGCAGCCATGCCCGCCACGCCTCGGCGTGGGCCTCTGCGAGCATGGCGTCGCGGTCGTCGAGTACGGCGGCCACCCGTACGACGTTGGCACCGGTCATCTCCACGACGGCGGCGAAGGCACCCGCGCGGTACAGGTGCACCCGGCGCGTACCGGTGGGCAGATGCTCATCGAGCAGGACCGCGCGGGCAACCTCCTCGAGGCTCGCCGTATCGGAAGCCAGGATGGGCTGCGCCCCCATCGACAGGAACATCGGGACGGCCCGCGCGACATTGCGTACGGCATCGGGGCTGGGGTTGGACACCCACTCCGCCAGCCAGTCGACGGGTGTCCGGCCCAGGCTCCGGTACGCCTCCGGCGGTGCCTGGAACGGCGGGACGTTCATGAGGTTGCCCGCCATGTCTGGGTTGTACCACTGCGGCACGGTGCCGGTGCCGTCCTCGGCAGCGAGGTCGCGGATCGTGACGGCGAGCACGACCAGGCCGGCGTCACGGAGGTTTGCGCGCTTGGCGGCGTCGTCCGCCAGCCGGTTGACGGCGGCCGTGGCGTGGTAGGCCCGCCCGTCCGTGAAGATCGCGACGTCCGGGACGTTCATATCGTTGGTTTCAAGGAGGAAGTCGGGCCGCGAGTCCCCGATGTTGGGCTGCGGCGTGAGGGTCCACTGCCGGTGTGCGCCCGGCAGGGTGAAACGAACGACGTTGCCGGTCGGACCGGGTACCTCAGTGACGGCTGCGCCGGTCCTGCGCAGGCGGCCGACGAACAACCGGTGGAAGGCACGCTCTAGGTGCGACTCTGGCTCCTCGTGCGGCGGCACCTCGGTCACGGCCCATGTCGTCCCTTCGGCGGCCTCGGCTTCGGGGGTCAATCCGAGCAGCGTACGCAGGTGGCGGTCGGCGGATGCCCGCGACACTCGCCGGACGGCCTTGGGGCTGACGAACGGAAGCAGGCAGCGATGGCAGGCGAGGCGATCCTCGTGCCGGCACTCGCAGCCGCGGACCCGATTCCATGCGAGGACGAGCAGCTCTCGTAGGCGTTCGGGCGTCGCGGTCTCGGCCAGATACCCGGTGCCGCCAGGCACCGCGTCGTGCAGCAAGATCGCGTCGTGGTTGTCGGTGCCGTCGGACAGCGTAGGGTCCACGACGTGCTCGACGAGGATGTGGTCCGGATGTCCACCCATCTGCTCACGCAGGCCAAGCAGCAGCGCCGCCGCGAGGCTGGGTAAGGCGAAGTCGTCCCCCAGGCTCACCGCGCGCGGCAGACGGATGAGCAACCCCTGGGTGCGTAGCGTCCGGGACAGGGCGACCGTGCTGGTCGTCTCGGTGGCGGAGGTCCGGTGTGGACACCACGGGCGGTGCTCGTGTGGACGGTTCCGTCCTGTGTCGGTGTCCTTCTTGCCGCAGCCGGAGCAGACCCGAAACAGCGTGCCCTGGCGTTCGCTGCCCGCGATGGTGCGTGTCGCGCCGTGCCCGGGCTGCCCCAGGTTGATCCACCGCAGGTCCACCACCCGCAAGTACGTGCACCCGAGGCCGGTGTCTTCGACGAACCAGCGGCGGACGACATGGGCGGGGTCTACGTCGGCGACTGCGGCGATCTGGAAACTCGCGCTACCGCGATCGTCCTTACGATCGGAGATCGCCACCTCGTCGCGGCGTACCTCCGCGGAGACGCGGGTCAGCTCGACCAGGTCGATGCGCTGCCCGGTGTCGTGGATGCCGCTGCTGCCGCAGCGAGGACATGACGGTACTGGGAGCTCCTGCCCGGACTCCATGACATCGGCTGCATACCCGCAGGCGGGACACAAGGTCCACGTCCGGACGGAGGCGCCGTCCAGGCCGAGGTCGATCGCGTCGACCTCGATCTCCCACCCGTGGGCGTAGAAGGTCGCGCCGGGGGCGAATTCGCGCAATGCGTGCGCGGAGCCGCGCCGGAACTGGGCGCTGCCGTACTCGTGCACCCCGCTGTCGGGGTCGGTCCAGGACAGCCCGACGTCGAGAGTGACCGTGTCGTCCAGGAGGGTGTAGTTGGGCAGCAGCCCGTACTCCTCCAGGACGCTGATCCAGTAGGTGCTGCGCAGGTGGGCGAGCTGGCCGGCCGTGAGCTTGCGGGTGGCCTCCGCTGACCGCAGCGCCTGTTTGTCGTCGTCGGTCGCCGCCGGCGAGGCGACGCGCGCCTCCAGGTCGGGCAACAGCTCGCTGATCTTCTTTTGCCGTTGCTCCAGTGTCGTGACCGTGTCCTGCCAGCGACGGCTGGCCGCCTGCACATGGACGGCGAACCCGCTGGTGCGTGGCCCGCCGGTGGGGCGCAACCAGTCGCCTAGGCCGCCTGTCACCTCGGCGGGCAGGTCTTCGAAGGTGTCCAGGAATCGGGGCAGGTGCTCGTCGGCGCCCTGCTCGGCGTGCAGGACCAGGTCGCCGAGGAAGGTGCCCGGCAACACGGACCGGATGGCTCCGCCCGCCGTCCGCGGGTGGCGGCGGCCAGGAGCACGCGCGAAGCCGTCCATCAGGTACGCGGTGTACTGCCGGCGCAGGATCTCCTCCGCCGCCAGATATGTCGCCGGCGGCCGCACCTCGCCGTCGATGACCGACAGCGGGTCGCCGAGCTTGGGCAGGTGCTCGCCGCGCCCGGTGACGAAGGCAAGGTTGAGCGCGTTGCCGGTGAGCCGCCCGGCACGCCCGACGCGCTGCAGGTAGGAGGCGACGGTACGGGGCAGCGACGCGAGGAACACCGCCGACAAGTCGCCGATGTCGATACCCATCTCCAGGGTGGGCGTGGCCACCAGGACATTGGGCGCCTGCGGGCTGGTGGCAGCGTCCCGGAATCCATCCTCGTACGCCAGGCGGGTCTCGTCGTCGAGCAGGCTCGTGTGTTCCCGGGCCACGACGCGGCGCATGTCCGGCGAGGCGTACAGGCGACGGTAGAAGTTGTCCGGTAGCGCCTCGGGCCCGAGGCGGCCGCGGCAGCGTACGTGCAGGCATGGTGCGCCAGTGAGCTGCCTGATGGC
Coding sequences within:
- a CDS encoding DEAD/DEAH box helicase, yielding MSELLPTLQASNVRHSLVDYLTTTFGLTDGDARDGLDRFLSDPDSGMFKGPYVRLRLPYRPADEGWRDTLEWYEGFPPYGHQAAAFARLASAVNGQSRRPLPTLVTTGTGSGKTEAFLYPILDHVLRARRDGEAGMKALILYPMNALANDQAARLTKLLTTHAALAGVTAALYTGQSGPTRTAVTADGLITDRGIIRDTAPDILLTNYKMLDQLLLRDDDQALWQQSATSLRYLVLDEFHTYDGAQGTDVAMLLRRLGLALKSHWPGDDPRIDDAARARPLGLVTPVATSATLGDKGDPTVMLDFARVVFGEAFDADAVITETRLGLDEWNAGAAEAVAAAGFAPVEVESLDVAAAVEAVTGLSHNPTGKQVAHTVLAALYGTEEDRIASADPELLSALCRAHPLVHDLAKEAEHAVALDSLAARVLGPGSGAVRAETLLSHVLGMLGHVRAVVGRGALSVDAHLWVRELTRIDRAAAATAQFRWGDDGPPVAGGDAEEVRPSFPAIFCRHCGRSGWGVGLAPVGDSLAVNDDDIRRNHAVKEGRFRPLLYAPAEAATRLEDGERIDGLVWFSVRNRELTSTVAEDDADLRDGWVLPVLTLVGLDADEQSRKDTCPSCGQQDGIRFLGSAVATLLSVSLSTLFGSPTLDSREKKALVFTDSVQDAAHRAGFVQARSHTLTLRSVLREAVAEGALTLDALVDEVIRQAGDDPFARYRILAPDCADRESFVEFWRAKTRRSVRAPVRARVRNRLALDAALEFGLNSRTGRTLELTGSVAVEVEAGQPTRMAYIARAALQNTSWQATLGSTGPDDATLVQWVRGVLDRMRAKGAIDHPWFSQYRADDGRDWSIWGGRPRGQGMPAFPRDRPRPGYPKVGGSAQPTSYDSLDAVTSAQSWYARWTSRVLDVSPPDGGRLARLLFDRLARDGVLTTTTSESGGTVYAIPASGIVVAPTDEADLLAGHHLLICDTCRAATPGSAAAIRQLTGAPCLHVRCRGRLGPEALPDNFYRRLYASPDMRRVVAREHTSLLDDETRLAYEDGFRDAATSPQAPNVLVATPTLEMGIDIGDLSAVFLASLPRTVASYLQRVGRAGRLTGNALNLAFVTGRGEHLPKLGDPLSVIDGEVRPPATYLAAEEILRRQYTAYLMDGFARAPGRRHPRTAGGAIRSVLPGTFLGDLVLHAEQGADEHLPRFLDTFEDLPAEVTGGLGDWLRPTGGPRTSGFAVHVQAASRRWQDTVTTLEQRQKKISELLPDLEARVASPAATDDDKQALRSAEATRKLTAGQLAHLRSTYWISVLEEYGLLPNYTLLDDTVTLDVGLSWTDPDSGVHEYGSAQFRRGSAHALREFAPGATFYAHGWEIEVDAIDLGLDGASVRTWTLCPACGYAADVMESGQELPVPSCPRCGSSGIHDTGQRIDLVELTRVSAEVRRDEVAISDRKDDRGSASFQIAAVADVDPAHVVRRWFVEDTGLGCTYLRVVDLRWINLGQPGHGATRTIAGSERQGTLFRVCSGCGKKDTDTGRNRPHEHRPWCPHRTSATETTSTVALSRTLRTQGLLIRLPRAVSLGDDFALPSLAAALLLGLREQMGGHPDHILVEHVVDPTLSDGTDNHDAILLHDAVPGGTGYLAETATPERLRELLVLAWNRVRGCECRHEDRLACHRCLLPFVSPKAVRRVSRASADRHLRTLLGLTPEAEAAEGTTWAVTEVPPHEEPESHLERAFHRLFVGRLRRTGAAVTEVPGPTGNVVRFTLPGAHRQWTLTPQPNIGDSRPDFLLETNDMNVPDVAIFTDGRAYHATAAVNRLADDAAKRANLRDAGLVVLAVTIRDLAAEDGTGTVPQWYNPDMAGNLMNVPPFQAPPEAYRSLGRTPVDWLAEWVSNPSPDAVRNVARAVPMFLSMGAQPILASDTASLEEVARAVLLDEHLPTGTRRVHLYRAGAFAAVVEMTGANVVRVAAVLDDRDAMLAEAHAEAWRAWLRLSNALALRDWPTTVTTTSLVAPSGPAPVDETPGPGRPVGAWADVYDIAAPGEERKLVAALAGYDGLTPPAVGVEGPDGIPLDLSWPDLRVVVAFEHMPPQDRADLSAAGWRIVEPSPDLVVAALAEASTYTHRER